Proteins encoded in a region of the Cupriavidus pauculus genome:
- a CDS encoding YbdK family carboxylate-amine ligase, with product MSLEPFKHSEALTFGVELELQLVNRHDYDLAPFAPDLLRALKGAQHAGDIKPEISPSMIEISTGICRDYAQALDELTTMRDLMSTASKSLNLGICGGGTHPFQQWSDRTISDSPRYQYISELYGYLAKQFTVFGQHVHIGCPSADESLFLLHAIGRYVPHFIALAASSPYVQGVDTGFASARLNSVAAFPMSGRAPHVLTWDGFAAYFEKMRKTGVIESMKDFYWDIRPKPEFGTIEVRVMDTPLTVTRACDIAAYIQALSRYLLLSRPFMPQEDDYLVYTFNRFQACRFGLDGEYVHPNELTRMPIADHIISICDALVPHAEALGSLDALANIRALAERRDGDASWVRAADAEAHSLRDTVRLTCERWEA from the coding sequence ATGTCGCTCGAACCGTTCAAGCATTCCGAGGCGCTGACCTTCGGCGTCGAGCTCGAGCTGCAGCTCGTCAATCGTCACGACTATGACCTCGCGCCCTTCGCGCCCGATCTGCTGCGCGCGCTCAAGGGCGCCCAGCATGCCGGCGATATCAAGCCCGAGATCAGTCCGTCGATGATCGAGATCAGCACGGGCATCTGCCGCGACTACGCGCAGGCGCTCGACGAACTGACCACGATGCGCGACCTCATGAGCACCGCGTCGAAGTCGCTGAATCTCGGCATCTGCGGCGGCGGCACCCATCCGTTCCAGCAATGGTCGGACCGCACGATCTCCGACTCGCCGCGCTACCAGTACATCTCCGAACTCTATGGCTATCTGGCCAAGCAGTTCACGGTATTCGGCCAGCACGTGCATATCGGTTGTCCCAGTGCGGACGAGTCGCTGTTCCTGCTGCATGCAATCGGCCGCTACGTGCCGCACTTCATCGCGCTGGCCGCGTCGTCGCCGTACGTGCAGGGTGTGGATACCGGCTTCGCGTCGGCGCGCCTGAATTCGGTGGCCGCGTTCCCGATGAGCGGTCGCGCGCCGCACGTGCTCACGTGGGATGGTTTTGCCGCGTACTTCGAGAAGATGCGCAAGACCGGCGTGATCGAGAGCATGAAGGACTTCTACTGGGATATCCGTCCCAAGCCCGAATTCGGCACCATCGAAGTCCGCGTCATGGACACGCCGCTGACGGTGACGCGCGCGTGCGATATCGCGGCCTATATTCAGGCGCTGTCGCGCTATCTGCTGCTGTCGCGCCCGTTCATGCCGCAGGAAGACGACTACCTCGTCTACACGTTCAACCGCTTCCAGGCGTGCCGGTTCGGTCTCGATGGCGAATACGTCCATCCGAACGAACTCACGCGCATGCCGATCGCGGACCACATCATTTCCATCTGCGATGCACTGGTGCCGCACGCGGAGGCATTGGGGTCGCTCGACGCACTCGCCAATATCCGCGCGCTCGCCGAACGGCGCGATGGGGATGCGAGCTGGGTACGCGCGGCCGATGCGGAGGCGCACAGCCTGCGCGACACGGTACGGCTGACATGCGAACGCTGGGAAGCGTAA
- a CDS encoding YMGG-like glycine zipper-containing protein — translation MTSISILSTGVAGAAALALGLAGMAHAQGKPVAYPAKGQSAEQQASDDDACIGWAKRQTGVDPAQLAAAPPPAQAPSGQRVRGAAGGAAMGAVAGAIGGDAGKGAAAGAAVGTMAGGMQHRQQRRETEAQNAQVSAGNQQAISAYWQAWRACMSGKGYTLQ, via the coding sequence ATGACATCCATCAGCATCTTATCCACAGGCGTCGCCGGCGCGGCCGCGCTCGCGCTCGGCCTCGCCGGCATGGCGCACGCGCAGGGCAAGCCCGTTGCGTATCCGGCCAAGGGGCAGTCGGCCGAACAGCAGGCCAGCGACGACGACGCCTGCATCGGCTGGGCGAAACGGCAGACGGGTGTCGATCCGGCGCAGCTTGCCGCCGCGCCGCCCCCCGCGCAGGCGCCCTCGGGGCAACGTGTGCGCGGCGCGGCCGGAGGCGCGGCCATGGGTGCGGTGGCGGGCGCGATCGGTGGCGACGCCGGCAAGGGCGCCGCGGCGGGCGCGGCGGTCGGCACGATGGCCGGCGGCATGCAGCATCGGCAGCAGCGCCGCGAAACCGAGGCACAGAACGCGCAGGTATCGGCCGGCAACCAGCAGGCGATCAGCGCCTACTGGCAGGCCTGGCGCGCGTGCATGAGCGGCAAGGGCTACACCTTGCAGTAA
- the putA gene encoding trifunctional transcriptional regulator/proline dehydrogenase/L-glutamate gamma-semialdehyde dehydrogenase, translated as MATTTLGVKLDDASRERLKRVAQSIDRTPHWLIKQAIFTYLEQVERGQLPAEAGAAAVTDADGTDAGEVAGDAMPQPFLEFAQSIQPQSVLRAAITSAYRRPETECVPVLLEQARLPQKQGEAAIKMAKTLASRLREQKVGTGREGLVQGLIQEFSLSSQEGVALMCLAEALLRIPDKATRDALIRDKISGANWQSHLGQSPSLFVNAATWGLLLTGKLVATHTEAGLSKALTRIIGKGGEPLIRKGVDMAMRLMGEQFVTGETISEALANARKYEAEGFRYSYDMLGEAAMTEADAQKYLASYEQAIHAIGQASRGRGIYEGPGISIKLSALHPRYSRAQHERVIGELYGRLKSLTMLARQYDIGINIDAEEADRLEISLDLLERLCFEPELAGWNGIGFVVQGYQKRCPFVIDYLIDLARRSRHRLMIRLVKGAYWDTEIKRAQVDGLEGYPVYTRKVYTDVSYIACARKLLSVPDAIYPQFATHNAHTLSAIYQIAGQNYYPGQYEFQCLHGMGEPLYDQVVGAIADGKFGRPCRIYAPVGTHETLLAYLVRRLLENGANTSFVNRIADETVALDELVADPVAVVEDMHREEGVLGQPHPRIPQPRTLYGDSRANSAGIDLSNEHRLASLSSALLAGTSEQVRAEPLLGAEVDRADAVLVPVLNPADHRDVVGHVSEATPAEVEAALAAAVNAAPIWQATPPEVRAAALERAADLMEAQMQSLMGVIMREAGKTFSNAIAEVREAVDFLRYYAVQVRESFSNDTHRPLGPVVCISPWNFPLAIFTGQVAAALAAGNTVLAKPAEQTPLIAAQAVRLLREAGVPAGAVQLLPGRGETVGAALVGDARVKGVMFTGSTEVARLLQRNVAGRLDAAGRPVPLIAETGGQNAMIVDSSALAEQVVGDVVTSAFDSAGQRCSALRVLCLQEDVADRVVEMLKGAMRELALGNPDRLSVDVGPVIDEEARGNIVRHIEAMRAKGRRVHQADAAAAESAACRHGTFVPPTLIELDSIEELQREVFGPVLHVVRFPRASLDTLIGQINGTGYGLTLGIHTRIDETIAHIVGRAHVGNLYVNRNIVGAVVGVQPFGGEGLSGTGPKAGGPLYLHRLLSVCPQDAVVRTVRASDVTGAPEALRPGANALEALKTWAQGEGDSALAAACEQFAAASPSGLSATLPGPTGERNTYSLLPRERVLCLAQQESDLALQLAAVLAVGAEATWADIPLSKGLLARLPKAVQSRVRLVADRGDWSSADAAFDAVLHHGDSDQLRTVCEQVAARPGPIVGVQGLAHGEPNIALERLLIERSLSVNTAAAGGNASLMTIG; from the coding sequence ATGGCCACCACTACGCTCGGCGTCAAGCTCGACGACGCATCGCGCGAACGCCTCAAGCGCGTCGCCCAATCCATCGACCGCACCCCGCACTGGCTGATCAAGCAGGCCATCTTCACGTACCTGGAGCAGGTGGAACGCGGACAGCTGCCCGCGGAAGCCGGTGCCGCCGCTGTGACTGATGCCGATGGCACCGACGCGGGCGAGGTCGCGGGCGACGCCATGCCGCAGCCGTTCCTCGAATTCGCGCAGAGCATCCAGCCGCAGTCCGTGCTGCGTGCCGCCATCACGTCGGCCTACCGCCGTCCGGAGACCGAGTGCGTACCCGTGCTGCTGGAGCAGGCCCGCCTGCCGCAGAAGCAGGGCGAGGCCGCCATCAAGATGGCCAAGACGCTGGCGAGCCGGCTGCGCGAGCAGAAGGTGGGCACTGGCCGCGAAGGGCTCGTGCAGGGCCTGATCCAGGAGTTCTCGCTGTCGTCGCAGGAGGGCGTGGCGCTGATGTGCCTGGCCGAAGCGCTGCTGCGCATTCCCGACAAGGCCACGCGCGACGCGCTGATCCGCGACAAGATCAGCGGCGCCAACTGGCAGTCGCACCTCGGGCAGAGCCCGTCGCTGTTCGTCAACGCGGCGACGTGGGGCCTGCTGCTGACCGGCAAGCTCGTGGCGACGCATACGGAAGCCGGCCTGTCGAAGGCGCTCACGCGCATCATCGGCAAGGGCGGCGAACCGCTGATCCGCAAGGGCGTGGACATGGCCATGCGCCTGATGGGCGAGCAGTTCGTGACCGGCGAAACGATCTCCGAAGCGCTGGCCAACGCGCGCAAGTACGAAGCCGAGGGCTTCCGCTATTCGTACGACATGCTCGGCGAGGCCGCGATGACCGAGGCCGATGCGCAGAAATACCTGGCCTCCTACGAGCAGGCGATCCACGCGATCGGCCAGGCATCGCGCGGCCGCGGCATCTACGAAGGCCCGGGCATCTCGATCAAGCTGTCGGCGCTGCACCCGCGCTATAGCCGTGCCCAGCACGAGCGCGTGATCGGCGAACTGTACGGCCGCCTGAAGTCGCTGACGATGCTGGCACGCCAGTACGATATCGGCATCAATATCGACGCGGAAGAGGCGGACCGCCTCGAGATCTCGCTCGATCTGCTCGAGCGCCTCTGCTTCGAGCCCGAGCTCGCGGGCTGGAACGGTATCGGCTTCGTGGTGCAGGGCTACCAGAAGCGTTGCCCGTTCGTGATCGATTACCTGATCGACCTCGCGCGCCGCAGCCGCCATCGCCTGATGATCCGCCTGGTCAAGGGCGCGTACTGGGACACCGAGATCAAGCGCGCGCAGGTGGACGGGCTCGAGGGCTATCCGGTCTACACGCGCAAGGTCTACACCGACGTGTCGTACATCGCGTGCGCGCGCAAGCTGCTGTCCGTGCCCGATGCGATCTATCCGCAGTTCGCCACGCACAACGCGCATACGCTGTCGGCGATCTACCAGATCGCGGGCCAGAACTATTACCCCGGCCAGTACGAGTTCCAGTGCCTGCACGGCATGGGCGAGCCGCTGTACGACCAGGTGGTGGGCGCCATCGCCGACGGCAAGTTCGGCCGGCCGTGCCGCATCTACGCACCGGTGGGCACGCACGAGACGCTGCTTGCGTACCTCGTGCGCCGTCTGCTCGAGAACGGCGCGAACACGTCGTTCGTGAACCGCATCGCCGACGAGACCGTCGCGCTCGACGAGCTCGTGGCCGATCCGGTCGCCGTGGTCGAGGACATGCACCGCGAAGAGGGCGTCCTGGGCCAGCCGCATCCGCGCATTCCGCAACCGCGCACGCTGTACGGCGATTCGCGCGCCAATTCGGCGGGCATCGACCTGTCCAACGAGCACCGTCTGGCGTCGCTCTCGTCCGCGCTGCTGGCCGGCACCAGCGAGCAGGTACGGGCGGAGCCGCTGCTGGGGGCCGAGGTGGATCGCGCCGACGCGGTACTTGTGCCGGTGCTGAACCCGGCCGACCATCGCGACGTCGTGGGCCATGTGAGCGAGGCCACGCCGGCCGAGGTGGAAGCCGCGCTGGCCGCCGCCGTGAATGCCGCGCCGATCTGGCAGGCCACGCCCCCCGAAGTGCGCGCCGCCGCGCTGGAGCGTGCCGCGGACCTGATGGAAGCCCAGATGCAGTCGCTGATGGGCGTGATCATGCGCGAGGCCGGCAAGACGTTCTCGAACGCGATCGCCGAAGTGCGCGAGGCCGTGGACTTCCTGCGCTATTACGCGGTGCAGGTGCGCGAAAGCTTCTCCAACGATACGCATCGCCCGCTCGGTCCCGTGGTCTGCATCAGCCCGTGGAACTTCCCGCTGGCGATCTTCACGGGCCAGGTCGCCGCGGCACTCGCGGCGGGCAATACCGTGCTGGCCAAGCCGGCCGAACAGACACCGCTGATCGCCGCGCAGGCCGTGCGCCTGCTGCGCGAAGCGGGCGTGCCGGCCGGTGCCGTGCAACTGCTGCCGGGCCGCGGTGAAACCGTGGGCGCCGCGCTCGTGGGCGACGCGCGCGTGAAGGGCGTGATGTTCACGGGCTCGACCGAAGTCGCGCGCCTGCTTCAGCGCAACGTGGCGGGCCGCCTCGACGCGGCGGGCCGCCCGGTGCCGCTGATCGCCGAGACCGGCGGCCAGAACGCGATGATCGTGGACTCGTCGGCGCTGGCGGAACAGGTCGTCGGCGACGTGGTCACGTCGGCGTTCGACTCCGCGGGCCAGCGGTGCTCGGCGCTGCGCGTGCTGTGCCTCCAGGAAGATGTGGCGGACCGCGTCGTGGAGATGCTCAAGGGCGCGATGCGCGAACTCGCGCTCGGCAATCCGGACCGGCTGTCGGTCGATGTCGGCCCCGTGATCGACGAGGAAGCGCGCGGCAATATCGTGCGCCATATCGAGGCGATGCGCGCCAAGGGCCGCCGCGTGCACCAGGCCGATGCCGCCGCCGCCGAATCCGCTGCCTGCCGCCACGGCACGTTCGTGCCGCCGACGCTGATCGAGCTCGACAGCATCGAGGAGCTGCAGCGCGAAGTGTTCGGCCCCGTGCTGCACGTGGTGCGTTTCCCGCGCGCGTCGCTGGACACGCTGATCGGCCAGATCAACGGCACCGGCTACGGCCTGACGCTCGGCATCCATACGCGGATCGACGAAACGATCGCGCATATCGTGGGCCGCGCGCATGTCGGCAACCTGTATGTGAATCGCAACATCGTGGGCGCGGTCGTGGGCGTGCAGCCGTTCGGCGGCGAAGGCCTGTCGGGCACGGGTCCCAAGGCCGGCGGTCCGCTGTATCTGCATCGCCTGCTGTCGGTGTGCCCGCAGGACGCGGTGGTCCGCACCGTGCGCGCCTCGGACGTGACCGGCGCGCCCGAAGCACTGCGGCCGGGCGCGAACGCGCTGGAAGCGCTGAAGACGTGGGCGCAGGGCGAGGGCGATTCGGCACTGGCCGCCGCCTGCGAGCAGTTTGCTGCCGCCTCGCCGTCCGGCCTGTCGGCCACGCTGCCGGGCCCGACCGGCGAACGCAACACGTACTCGCTGCTGCCGCGCGAGCGCGTGCTGTGCCTCGCGCAGCAGGAGTCCGACCTGGCGCTGCAACTGGCCGCGGTACTGGCCGTTGGCGCGGAGGCAACATGGGCCGATATCCCGCTCTCGAAGGGTCTGTTGGCACGCCTGCCCAAGGCAGTACAATCGCGCGTCCGCCTCGTTGCCGATCGTGGCGACTGGTCGTCCGCCGATGCCGCATTCGATGCTGTGCTGCATCACGGCGATTCGGACCAGCTGCGCACGGTTTGCGAACAGGTGGCCGCGCGTCCGGGCCCGATCGTCGGTGTGCAGGGGTTGGCGCACGGTGAACCGAATATCGCGCTCGAGCGTTTGCTGATCGAGCGCTCGCTGTCGGTCAACACGGCCGCGGCGGGGGGCAATGCAAGCTTGATGACGATCGGCTGA
- a CDS encoding branched-chain amino acid ABC transporter substrate-binding protein: MSTTFHKTAMTIAMTVAGLTMASAAFAQAQEIKLGFAAPMTGGQAQYGKDMQNGVVLAIEDMNATKPKIGGKEVKFVLVSEDDQADPKTGSVVAQKLVDAGIQGMLGHFNSGTSIPASMVYNRAGIPQIAMATAPEYTKQGFKTTFRMMTSDTQQGSVIGAYVVKKLGAKNIAIVDDRTAYGQGLADEFEKAAKAAGGKIVRREFTNDKAVDFKAVLTNIKRSNPDVIFYGGAETQSAPMAKQIKELGLKAPLVSGEMSKTDNFLKLAGSSSDGTVVSLAGLPLEQMPGGAAYEKKYEKRFGSKVQTYSPYAYDGATAMMTAMIKAGSADPARYLPVLAATSMPGVTTKTLAYDARGDLKDGGITVYKVADGKWTVLETVGGK, encoded by the coding sequence ATGAGCACGACCTTCCACAAGACGGCCATGACGATCGCGATGACCGTTGCCGGGCTGACCATGGCCTCGGCCGCGTTTGCGCAGGCGCAGGAAATCAAGCTGGGTTTCGCCGCACCGATGACCGGTGGCCAGGCGCAATACGGCAAGGACATGCAGAACGGCGTGGTCCTCGCGATCGAGGACATGAACGCCACCAAGCCGAAGATCGGCGGCAAGGAAGTGAAGTTCGTGCTGGTCTCCGAAGACGATCAGGCCGATCCGAAGACCGGTTCCGTCGTCGCGCAGAAGCTCGTGGATGCGGGCATCCAGGGCATGCTGGGCCATTTCAACTCGGGTACCAGCATCCCGGCGTCGATGGTTTACAACCGCGCGGGCATTCCGCAGATTGCGATGGCGACCGCGCCCGAGTACACGAAGCAGGGTTTCAAGACCACGTTCCGCATGATGACGTCCGACACCCAGCAGGGTTCGGTGATCGGCGCGTACGTGGTGAAGAAGCTCGGCGCGAAGAACATCGCGATCGTCGATGACCGCACCGCCTACGGCCAGGGTCTGGCCGACGAGTTCGAGAAGGCCGCCAAGGCCGCCGGCGGCAAGATCGTGCGCCGCGAGTTCACCAACGACAAGGCCGTGGACTTCAAGGCCGTGCTGACCAACATCAAGCGCAGCAACCCGGACGTGATCTTCTACGGCGGCGCGGAAACGCAATCGGCGCCGATGGCCAAGCAGATCAAGGAACTGGGTCTGAAGGCACCGCTGGTGTCGGGCGAAATGTCCAAGACCGACAACTTCCTGAAGCTCGCGGGTTCGTCGTCGGATGGCACCGTGGTGTCGCTGGCCGGCCTGCCGCTGGAACAGATGCCCGGCGGCGCTGCGTACGAGAAGAAGTACGAGAAGCGCTTCGGCAGCAAGGTGCAGACGTATTCGCCGTACGCCTATGACGGCGCCACCGCGATGATGACGGCGATGATCAAGGCGGGTTCGGCCGATCCGGCGCGCTACCTGCCGGTGCTGGCCGCGACCAGCATGCCGGGCGTGACCACGAAGACGCTGGCCTATGACGCGCGTGGCGACCTGAAGGACGGCGGTATCACCGTCTACAAGGTGGCTGACGGCAAGTGGACCGTGCTGGAGACGGTCGGCGGCAAGTAA
- a CDS encoding primosomal protein N' encodes MVTEAAPDAAGVASGPQTMGAHLPAARIARVAIDTPADDCFDYLAEGPDGAFAAPGELVVVPFGRRSAVGVVVAVADHSDVPEDRIRPIAARVDWLPPLAPAWIALARFAAGYYQRRLGEVMLPSLPPSLREPDTWARLGDRARTVRYRLLPGAADALRAAVPARAKTVVALAEALIANGPEAGSEGDGGDWMPLPVARTHCSAAPARLAEWVAAGWVEESRAIGPLLEVAPGRPPSPRPALHAEQEAAVAAIGHATGYAPFLLHGVTGSGKTEVYLHAMETVLAADSTAQVLMLVPEINLTPQLQARVAARFPALPLAVLHSGLADQERSLQWLAAHTGEARIVLGTRMAIMASAPNLRLIVVDEEHDTSYKQQEGLRYSARDLAVWRAKQLGIPVVLGSATPSMETWWRAEQGAYRKLVLRERAQADAALPTVRLIDLNMERQRQRPMYEGLSQPLIEAIEARLARGEQSLLFLNRRGYAPVLACDSCGWLSGCPRCSAYLVLHRPERRLRCHHCGLESPVPHHCPDCGNVDIAPLGRGTQRIEEALAARFPQARVARIDADSTRRKGSAQAMFDGVHAGEVDILVGTQMVAKGHDFQRVTLVGIVHPDAAMFSHDFRAAEHLFASLMQVSGRAGRAGLAGEVLIQTRYPDAPALQALARHDYDGFAASQLRERRQSCLPPFAYQVLLTAEHRELERSLAFLRAAREAAEGCAGAEEVQLHDPVPMSMVRVFNKERAQMLIEAGSRPLLQRFVAGWLPSLDTLGDAGRGVRWQLEIDPLRI; translated from the coding sequence ATGGTGACTGAAGCGGCTCCGGACGCCGCCGGCGTCGCGTCGGGACCACAGACAATGGGCGCACATTTGCCCGCGGCCCGGATTGCCCGCGTGGCGATCGACACGCCCGCCGACGACTGCTTCGACTACCTGGCCGAAGGGCCCGATGGCGCTTTTGCCGCGCCGGGTGAGCTCGTCGTCGTGCCGTTCGGGCGCCGCAGCGCCGTCGGCGTGGTTGTCGCGGTAGCCGACCATTCGGACGTTCCCGAGGATCGCATTCGTCCCATTGCCGCGCGTGTCGATTGGCTGCCCCCGCTTGCGCCGGCATGGATCGCGCTCGCGCGCTTTGCCGCCGGCTACTATCAGCGCCGTCTTGGCGAGGTGATGCTGCCCTCGCTACCCCCCTCGCTGCGCGAGCCCGACACCTGGGCGCGTCTTGGCGACCGGGCACGGACGGTCCGCTACCGCCTGCTGCCGGGCGCCGCGGACGCGCTGCGCGCCGCCGTACCCGCGCGCGCGAAGACGGTGGTGGCACTGGCGGAGGCGCTGATCGCGAACGGTCCCGAGGCGGGCAGCGAGGGCGATGGAGGCGACTGGATGCCGTTACCGGTGGCGCGTACCCATTGCAGCGCCGCGCCCGCGCGTCTAGCCGAATGGGTGGCGGCCGGATGGGTCGAGGAATCGCGCGCGATCGGCCCGCTGCTCGAGGTCGCGCCCGGCCGGCCGCCGTCGCCGCGCCCCGCGCTGCACGCGGAGCAGGAGGCTGCTGTCGCCGCCATCGGCCACGCCACCGGGTACGCGCCGTTCCTGTTGCACGGCGTCACGGGCAGCGGGAAGACCGAGGTCTACCTGCACGCAATGGAGACGGTGCTCGCCGCCGACTCCACCGCGCAGGTACTGATGCTGGTCCCCGAAATCAACCTGACGCCGCAGTTGCAGGCGCGCGTCGCCGCGCGGTTCCCGGCCCTGCCGCTTGCCGTGCTCCACAGTGGCCTCGCGGATCAGGAGCGCAGCCTGCAATGGCTGGCCGCGCATACGGGCGAGGCCCGGATCGTGCTGGGCACGCGCATGGCCATCATGGCGTCGGCACCGAACCTGCGCCTGATCGTCGTGGACGAGGAGCACGACACGTCCTACAAACAGCAGGAGGGGCTCCGCTACTCCGCGCGCGATCTTGCCGTCTGGCGCGCGAAGCAATTGGGGATACCCGTGGTGCTCGGATCGGCCACGCCGTCGATGGAGACATGGTGGCGCGCGGAGCAGGGTGCCTATCGCAAGCTCGTGCTGCGCGAGCGCGCGCAGGCCGATGCCGCGCTGCCGACGGTTCGCCTGATCGACCTCAATATGGAGCGCCAGCGGCAGCGGCCGATGTACGAGGGCCTGTCGCAACCGCTGATCGAGGCGATCGAGGCCCGGCTCGCCCGCGGCGAGCAGAGCCTGCTGTTCCTCAATCGCCGCGGGTACGCCCCCGTGCTGGCCTGCGACAGCTGCGGCTGGCTGTCGGGCTGTCCGCGCTGTTCGGCGTACCTGGTGCTGCACCGTCCCGAGCGGCGGCTGCGCTGTCACCACTGCGGCCTGGAGTCGCCGGTGCCGCACCACTGCCCGGACTGCGGCAACGTCGATATCGCCCCGCTGGGCCGTGGCACGCAGCGCATCGAGGAGGCGCTCGCCGCACGGTTTCCGCAGGCCCGCGTGGCCCGCATCGACGCGGACTCGACGCGCCGCAAGGGCAGCGCGCAGGCGATGTTCGACGGTGTGCACGCCGGCGAGGTCGATATCCTGGTCGGCACGCAGATGGTTGCCAAGGGCCACGACTTCCAGCGCGTGACGCTGGTGGGCATCGTGCATCCGGACGCGGCGATGTTCAGCCATGACTTCCGCGCGGCCGAGCATCTGTTCGCATCGCTGATGCAGGTATCCGGCCGCGCGGGGCGGGCCGGACTTGCGGGCGAGGTGCTGATCCAGACCCGATACCCCGATGCGCCGGCCCTCCAGGCGCTGGCCCGCCACGACTACGACGGGTTCGCGGCGAGCCAGTTGCGCGAGCGCCGCCAGTCCTGCCTGCCGCCCTTCGCGTACCAGGTGCTGCTGACGGCCGAGCATCGCGAACTCGAACGGTCGCTCGCCTTCCTGCGCGCCGCGCGCGAGGCCGCCGAGGGTTGCGCCGGCGCCGAGGAGGTGCAACTCCACGATCCGGTGCCGATGTCGATGGTCCGCGTCTTCAACAAGGAACGCGCGCAGATGCTGATCGAGGCGGGCTCCCGCCCACTGCTGCAACGATTCGTGGCAGGCTGGTTGCCGTCGCTGGACACCCTTGGCGACGCGGGGCGCGGCGTCCGCTGGCAGCTGGAGATCGACCCGCTGCGCATCTGA
- a CDS encoding OsmC family protein, which yields MSEYTTEVLWERGEQDFLDKRYSRRHLIRFDGGLEIPGSSSPRVVPVPLSDASAVDPEEAFVASLSTCHMLWFLGLAAKAGFRVDRYVDKAVGVMEKNPEGRIAMTVITLRPDVAFSGERVPTREDLDRLHHAAHDACYIANSVKSEVRCEPVY from the coding sequence ATGTCCGAATACACGACCGAGGTGCTGTGGGAGCGGGGCGAGCAGGATTTCCTCGACAAGCGCTATAGCCGCCGCCATCTGATCCGCTTCGACGGCGGCCTCGAGATCCCCGGCTCCTCTTCGCCGCGCGTGGTGCCCGTGCCGCTGTCCGATGCATCGGCCGTGGATCCCGAAGAGGCGTTCGTGGCGTCGCTATCGACCTGCCATATGCTCTGGTTTCTGGGGCTCGCGGCGAAGGCGGGATTCCGCGTCGATCGCTATGTGGACAAGGCCGTCGGCGTGATGGAAAAGAATCCCGAAGGCCGCATCGCGATGACGGTGATCACGCTGCGCCCCGACGTGGCGTTCTCGGGCGAACGCGTTCCCACGCGCGAAGACCTCGACCGGCTCCATCACGCGGCACACGACGCGTGCTATATCGCGAACTCGGTGAAGTCGGAAGTGCGCTGCGAGCCTGTCTACTGA
- a CDS encoding cation:proton antiporter yields MSPMNGLSQLFPTLPLAPSGLFWVGLALIGAGLAGELGRRWLGFPRIVGYAVVGLFAGTLGRSIVDDNMIAQTRVLIDMALALALFELGHRLSLSWLRANRWLLFTSAAESLLTWGLVAFVLQWLGASPGVAILAGGIAVSTSPTIVLQLKNELRAEGQVTERLMAMAALNSIYAAAIVQVATGWLHSEYGNIGAALLHPLYLLVGSCLLAWVVGKVGHAIYTRMSADDHYSFLVLVGLVLFTLALTRVLKLSMPLTLLLAGIVFKHQDRQPHVWPTHFGSAGSLLIIVMVVSLGLPLTAHDWVVGGMLALVLVVMRHVAKLIGVVSLGSFSGLSLRQCMALGLALTPMSGLAYLLMSDIARLYPSTGGPLASIILCALAIEQLVSPLITAWALRYAGEVRSNGGGR; encoded by the coding sequence ATGTCGCCCATGAATGGACTGAGTCAACTTTTTCCCACGCTGCCCCTGGCCCCGAGCGGCCTGTTCTGGGTCGGGCTCGCGCTGATCGGCGCGGGACTCGCCGGCGAACTCGGGCGGCGCTGGCTGGGCTTTCCGCGCATCGTCGGGTACGCGGTGGTGGGGCTGTTCGCGGGTACGCTGGGACGCAGCATCGTCGACGACAACATGATCGCGCAGACGCGCGTGCTCATCGACATGGCGCTCGCGCTTGCGCTGTTCGAGCTCGGGCACCGGCTCTCGCTGTCGTGGCTGCGCGCCAACCGGTGGCTGTTGTTTACGAGCGCGGCCGAAAGCCTGCTGACCTGGGGCCTCGTGGCGTTCGTGCTGCAATGGCTGGGCGCGTCGCCCGGCGTCGCGATCCTCGCCGGCGGTATCGCCGTGAGCACATCGCCGACCATCGTGCTCCAGCTCAAGAACGAGTTGCGCGCCGAGGGGCAGGTGACCGAGCGGCTGATGGCGATGGCGGCGCTCAACAGTATCTATGCCGCCGCGATCGTCCAGGTCGCCACGGGCTGGCTCCACTCCGAATACGGCAATATCGGCGCCGCGCTGCTCCATCCGCTCTATCTGCTCGTGGGCTCGTGCCTGCTCGCATGGGTCGTGGGGAAGGTGGGCCACGCGATCTATACCCGCATGTCCGCGGACGATCACTACAGTTTTCTCGTGCTTGTGGGGCTCGTGCTGTTCACGCTGGCGCTGACGCGCGTGCTCAAGCTGTCGATGCCGCTCACGCTGCTGCTCGCGGGCATCGTGTTCAAGCATCAGGACCGCCAGCCGCATGTCTGGCCGACGCACTTCGGCAGCGCGGGCAGCCTGCTGATCATCGTCATGGTCGTCTCGCTGGGCCTGCCGCTCACCGCCCATGACTGGGTCGTCGGCGGTATGCTGGCGCTGGTGCTCGTGGTAATGCGGCATGTGGCCAAGCTGATCGGCGTGGTGTCGCTCGGATCGTTCTCGGGGCTGAGCCTGCGCCAGTGCATGGCGCTCGGCCTCGCGCTCACGCCGATGTCCGGCCTCGCGTACCTGTTGATGAGCGATATCGCGCGGCTCTACCCGAGCACGGGTGGCCCGCTGGCGTCGATCATCCTCTGCGCGCTCGCGATCGAACAACTGGTGAGCCCGCTCATCACGGCCTGGGCCCTGCGCTATGCGGGCGAGGTCCGCAGCAATGGAGGAGGGCGCTGA